A single window of Rhizophagus irregularis chromosome 28, complete sequence DNA harbors:
- a CDS encoding uncharacterized protein (SECRETED:cutsite_AYA-QD; SECRETED:prob_0.7469); SECRETED:SignalP(1-19), with translation MKTFSFFIFLNVLILFAYAQDQTLPATTCEQNFALQGTTCTPCQQAIFKNGGSDASSFVNKKPPSNKCLFTSIFTYHLFESSSATPATPSTPGTPDTPKIDSASVKDALDKTCADTANNTCSESDAKNAYTEIDKACDAELNQYLSSKGTPGTGKGPAPTSANIVGLEAESLMLSFYLANPIREISCLKVNGEYCGVKNFDKQAKQAQSQPPNTNPFANLQCDECSKQSYNNIKSYLSSHPPDTPNLQKFVGETQQSLQVFENQCPNIASSAKSDGQKLTNQFYNYFGIILISLVGFIYTTFM, from the exons ATGAAAACTTTtagttttttcatatttttaaacgTATTAATCCTTTTCGCTTACGCTCAGGATCAAACACTTCCAGCAACTACTTGTGAACAAAATTTCGCTTTACAAGGCACGACATGTACACCATGTCAACaagcaatttttaaaaatggtgGAAGTGATGCATCATCCTTTGTAAACAAAAAGCCACCTTCTAACAAATGTTTGTTTACTAGTATTTTTACttatcatttatttgaaagtAGTTCTGCTACTCCCGCTACTCCTAGTACCCCTGGTACTCCTGATACTCCTAAAATAGACTCAGCAAGTGTAAAAGATGCTTTAGATAAAACTTGCGCTGATACCGCAAATAATACATGTAGTGAATCGGATGCTAAAAATGCTTATACTGAGATTGATAAAGCTTGTGATGCAGAATTGAATCAATATCTTTCTTCTAAAGGAACTCCTGGAACTGGCAAGGGACCCGCTCCTACTAGTGCTAATATTGTCGGACTTGAAGCTGAATCACTTAtgctttctttttatttggcTAATCCTATAAGAGAAATTTCGTGTTTGAAAGTAAATGGCG aatattgtggtgttaaaaattttgataaacaaGCAAAACAAGCTCAATCTCAACCTCCAAATACGAATCCTTTTGCTAATTTACAATGTgatgaatgttcaaaacaatcttataataatatcaaaagtTATCTATCATCTCATCCTCCTGATACTCCTAATTTACAAAAGTTTGTTGGTGAAACACAACAATCATTACAAGTATTTGAAAATCAATGTCCTAATATTGCCAGTAGCGCTAAATCTGATGGTCAGAAACTTactaatcaattttataattattttggaattattttaattagtcTTGTAGGATTTATTTATACAacatttatgtaa